A stretch of Pangasianodon hypophthalmus isolate fPanHyp1 chromosome 9, fPanHyp1.pri, whole genome shotgun sequence DNA encodes these proteins:
- the thg1l gene encoding probable tRNA(His) guanylyltransferase isoform X1 yields the protein MLSQVSALFGNLAKRSSGPLARFCTSCVMAKSKFEYVRSFETDDTCLRNCYIVVRLDGRNFHKFAEQHNFTKPNDDRALGLMARSARSVMEDLEDIVIAYGQSDEFSFVFKRSTNWFKRRGSKLMTHVASQFSSSYVFYWKEYFGEQPLLYPPGFDGRVVLYPTNRNLKDYLSWRQADCHINNLYNTAFWTLVQKGGLSTAQAEERLNGTLSADKNEMLFSEFNMNYNNESPLHRKGTTLIWEKVDETLTKTITLPEEGEKEVTFTRSRRKVTAHNCDIIGDLFWEEHPDILEEDSC from the exons ATGCTGAGTCAGGTCTCTGCGTTGTTTGGAAATTTAGCGAAGAGGAGCAGTGGACCTCTGGCTCGGTTTTGCACAAGCTGTGTAATGGCGAAGAGTAAGTTTGAGTACGTGCGCAGCTTTGAGACTGATGACACGTGTTTACGGAACTGCTACATCGTCGTTCGACTGGATGGCCGCAATTTTCACAA GTTTGCTGAGCAGCACAACTTTACAAAGCCCAACGATGACAGAGCTTTAGGCCTGATGGCCCGCAGCGCACGCTCCGTCATGGAGGATCTGGAGGACATTGTTATAGCTTATGGGCAGAGCGATGAGTTCAGCTTTGTGTTTAAGAGATCAACCAACTGGTTCAAAAGAAGAGGAAG TAAACTGATGACCCATGTGGCATCACAGTTCTCCTCCAGCTATGTGTTTTATTGGAAGGAGTATTTTGGAGAGCAGCCGCTGCTCTATCCTCCAGGCTTCGATGGCAGAGTTGTCTTATATCCAACCAACCGTAATCTAAAAGACTACTTAAGCTGGAGACAGGCTGACT GTCACATTAACAACTTGTACAACACTGCTTTTTGGACACTGGTGCAAAAAGGTGGACTCTCCACAGCTCAAGCAGAGGAGAGGCTAAAT GGAACTTTGTCTGCAGATAAGAATGAAATGTTGTTTTCAGAGTTTAATATGAATTACAACAATGAATCACCTCTACACAGAAAAGGCACCACACTGATTTGGGAAAAG GTTGATGAAACGTTGACTAAAACAATCACGTTGCCagaggaaggagaaaaagaggtCACTTTTACACGGAGCAGAAGAAAAGTTACAGCTCATAACTGTGATATAATTGGAGATTTGTTCTGGGAAGAACATCCGGACATTTTAGAGGAAGACAGCTGCTGA
- the thg1l gene encoding probable tRNA(His) guanylyltransferase isoform X2: protein MGRAMSSALCLRDQPTGSKEEEGFDGRVVLYPTNRNLKDYLSWRQADCHINNLYNTAFWTLVQKGGLSTAQAEERLNGTLSADKNEMLFSEFNMNYNNESPLHRKGTTLIWEKVDETLTKTITLPEEGEKEVTFTRSRRKVTAHNCDIIGDLFWEEHPDILEEDSC from the exons ATGGGCAGAGCGATGAGTTCAGCTTTGTGTTTAAGAGATCAACCAACTGGTTCAAAAGAAGAGGAAG GCTTCGATGGCAGAGTTGTCTTATATCCAACCAACCGTAATCTAAAAGACTACTTAAGCTGGAGACAGGCTGACT GTCACATTAACAACTTGTACAACACTGCTTTTTGGACACTGGTGCAAAAAGGTGGACTCTCCACAGCTCAAGCAGAGGAGAGGCTAAAT GGAACTTTGTCTGCAGATAAGAATGAAATGTTGTTTTCAGAGTTTAATATGAATTACAACAATGAATCACCTCTACACAGAAAAGGCACCACACTGATTTGGGAAAAG GTTGATGAAACGTTGACTAAAACAATCACGTTGCCagaggaaggagaaaaagaggtCACTTTTACACGGAGCAGAAGAAAAGTTACAGCTCATAACTGTGATATAATTGGAGATTTGTTCTGGGAAGAACATCCGGACATTTTAGAGGAAGACAGCTGCTGA